A region of the Curvibacter sp. AEP1-3 genome:
GACCGGCGGCCGTACCCAGGGGGCGTCCACGATCACCCAACAGGTGGCGCGCACATTCTTCCTGAGCCGCTCGCGGACACTGGAGCGCAAAATCAAAGAAGCGCTGCTGGCCTACAAGATCGAGTCGCAACTCAGCAAAGACCAGATTCTGGAGCTCTACATGAACCAGATCTACCTGGGTGCACGGGCGTACGGCTTTGAGGCGGCGGCACAGGCCTATTTCGGCAAAACGCTTTCTGCGCTCAGTGCGGCCGAGTGCGCCATGCTGGCCGGCCTGCCGCAGAACCCTTACTTTGCCAACCCCATCCAGAATTTCGAGCGCGCACGTACCCGCCAACTGGTGGCCTTGAGCCGCATGCGATCGGAAGGGGTGATCGACGAAGCGCAGTACCAGGCAGCCAAGGCCGAAAAGCTCGCGGTGCGCAAACGCAATGAGGTGGATGTGCACGCGGAGTACGTGGCCGAGATGGTGCGCCAGCAGGTCTATGCCCAGTTCGGTGAGTTGAGCTACACCACAGGCCTCAACGTCACCACCACTTTGCGTGCTGCGGACCAGCAAGTGGCTTACAAGGCACTGCGTCACACGCTGGTGGAACACTCTCTGCGCCAGGTCTGGCGCGGTCCGGAGGGGCAGGAGAACCTCGCTGCCGACTTGAAGGACGAAGATCCGGCCGTGGCCCAGGCGCTGGCCGACTACGACGATGACGAAGACCTGCGCATCGCCATCGTCACACGCGCCAGTGCCAAGGCGGTGAGCGTGGTGCTGGGCTCGGGTGAGGCGATCACCATTGACGGTACCGGCCTGCGCCCCGCGCAGTCCGGCTTGGGTGACTCTGCAGCCGCCAAGCTCAAACTGCGCCGCGGCTCGGTGGTGCGCGTGCTGCAACAGGGCAAGGCCTGGAGCCTGGTGCAGTGGCCCGAGGCCGAAGGGGCTTTCGTGTCCATGGACCCGGCCAATGGCGAGATTCGCGCGCTGGTGGGCGGGTTCGACTTTCACCGCAATCAGTTCAACCACGTGACCCAAGGCTGGCGGCAGCCGGGTTCCAGCTACAAGCCCTTCATTTACTCCGGAGCCATCGAGAGCGGCATGCAGCCCGAGTCGCTTGTCAATGACGCGCCCATGGAAAACGTGGGTGATTGGGCACCCGAAAACGATGACGGCAGTACCGACGGCCCCATTACCCTGCGCCGCGCGCTGGCCCGCTCCAAGAACCTGGTGTCCATCCGCCTGATGCAGCTGCTTTCACCGGTGGGCGCCCGCGAGTGGACCAGCCGCTTCGGCTTCGACCCCGAGCGCCAGCCCGACAACCTGACCCAGGCTTTGGGCACTGGCTCCACCAATCCCTTGCAGATGGCGGGTGCGTATTCTGTGCTGGCCAATGGCGGTTACCGGGTTAATCCAGTGCTGATCCAGAAGATTGCCCGCACGAATGGCGAGGTGGTGTTCGAAGCCAAGCCTCAGGTGCTGGACGAGACCGTGCGCGCCGTACCGCAACGCAATACCTTCATGGTGTCCAGCCTGCTGCAAGAGGTCACTCGTTCAGGCACCGCGGCCAAAGCCCAAGCCACCCTCAAGCGCCCGGACTTGTATGGCAAAACAGGTACCACCAATGACGTGGTGGACGCTTGGTTTGCCGGTTACCAGCCCGGCCTGGTCGCGGTGGTCTGGGTGGGCTATGACACGCCGCGCAGCCTGGGATCGCGCGCCTCCGGTTCTGCACTCGCCCTTCCGGCGTGGATCGACTACATGGCTACCGCCCTCAAGAATGTGCCTGTTCAGGAAGTGCAGCCTCCTGCCGGCGTGGTCCGCGTTGGCGGAGACTGGCGCTACGAGGAATGGGCCAATGGCGGTTTTCTGGAAAGCATAGGCGTAGACGGGCAAGTCATATCGCCGGCACTGACCGTCAAGCCATCCCTAGGTTCGACTCAAGACGCGTTACCTTAAGTGTGATTTATTTCACACTCATTGCATCGAGACTAGTCCATACGGCCTACATGAGTTTTGTGGACTAATTCTTAAAATCGATGTGCAAAGTAGCGCTTTTTACAAACACAGGGTACATATGAAGAAATTTATCATCGTTGCGGCAATGGCTGCCACGTCCTTTTTGTCTGCGCATGCAGCTTCCATTACTGGCCTGGTGAACACTGGTAGTTTTGCAAGCGGTGCGCAAGATATCAACTATGCACTCAACGGCAATTCTTTCGGTTACGTGACCTCCAACGGTAGCTTTCCCCTCAACGGAGCTTGGATTGCAAATACTGCCACTTCGAAATGGATCACACCGGCCTTGAACCAAGGCACTTCCTTCGACCCAAGCGCCAATGGCACTTATTCATGGAAGCTGAGCTTTGACTTGTCGGGCTTTAACGCTGCAACGGCCAATTTTTCCGGCCGATTCGCGGCCGACAATTCTGCTGTGGTCAAACTCAATGGTGTGCAAGTTGGTACAGCAGGTGGATTCAGCAGTTTCTCCAGCTTCAGTGCGAATAGCGGTTTTTACAGTGGGCTCAACACTTTGGAATTCGTGGTGACCAACTTGGCTCAAGGCTCTGGTAACCCCACAGGCTTGCGTGTCGAGTTTCTGCAATCCAATGTGACTCCAGTTCCAGAACCAGAAACCTACGCGATGTTGCTGGCAGGCTTAGGTTTGATGGGCATGATTAGCCGTCGCCGCATGAAGGGCAAGGCTGCTTAAGTTCAGTCCGTGTCAGCAGCAAAAAAGGGAGCCTTGGCTCCCTTTTTTTGTTGGCCATAGAGGAACTCAACGCGAGCCCACCGCCACCTTGCCGAAGACGCTCTGAGCCTCGCGCGGTAGGCAGCGCCAGTAGACGGGGTTGCCTTCCACTTGGCCACCCAATGCTGCGGCGGCGTGCCATCCCCAGCGCGGGTTGTAGAGGAAGGCACGGGCCAGGGCGATCAGGTTGGCATCGCCGGCTTGCAGAATGTCTTCCGCTTGCTGCGGCTCGGTGATCAGTCCTACCGCCGTGGTGACCATGCCGGATGCCTCGCGGATGCGCTTCGCAAACGGCACCTGGTAGTTGGCACCCAGCGCAATTTTTTGCTGGGGCGAGACCCCGCCGCTCGACACGTGGATGAAGTCGCAGCCCAGCGCCTTGAGCTGCTGCGCAAACACCGCGCTTTGCTCGACATCCCACGCACCCTCCACCCAGTCGCTGGCAGAGATGCGTACACCCAGCACACCGCGGAAGGCGCTTCGCAGTGCGGCAAACACTTCCAGCGGAAAGCGCATGCGGTTTTCCAGGCCGCCCCCGTAGGCATCGGTGCGCTGGTTGGCGATGGGCGACAAAAACTCATGCATCAGGTAACCATGGGCCGCATGGAGTTCGATCGCCTCCACACCCAACCGGGCGCTACGAATCGCAGCTTCTACGAACGCGGCTTTGACGCGCTCCATGCCTTCCAGTGTCAGCTCGGCGGGCGGTGGTTCCTGGGGCAACTGGGGAAGTGCTGAAGGACCTACCGGCTCCCACCCGCCCTCTTCACGCGCCAGCAGCTGCCCGCCCTGCCATGGCAGTTTGCTCGACGCTTTGCGACCCGCGTGCGCGAGTTGGATACATACCGCGGTGTGTGGCGCCAACTTGCGCGCGCGGTGCAGTTTGTCGGCCAAGGCGGCCTCGGTGCGGTCGTCCCACAGCCCGAGACAGGCGGGTGTAATGCGGCCTTCAGGCAACACGCCCGTGGCTTCGATGGTGAACATGGCGGCACCGCTATTGAGCAGGTTGCCCCAATGCATCAAATGCCAGTCAGTAGCCTCCCCGTTCATGGCTTGGTATTGGCACATGGGGGCCACCACAATCCGGTTAGGCAAAACGAGGCCGCCATCGGGCGAGGGGAGGGTGGTGGGGGTGAAGAGGAGGCTCATGTCAAAAGCATAGCCCAAGGGCGCCAAGCGCGTGCGCTGCAGGGGTGTAAGGTCCGCCGAAACCCGCACCGGTAAAATCGCGACAGTTTTACGCTTCCACTCTTTCTTAACCTACCTCCCGGAGTTGCCCTCAATGGCCCCCACCCCCAATACCAAAGACATGGCAAATGCCATCCGCGCACTGTCCATGGACGCTGTGCAACAAGCCAACTCCGGTCACCCCGGCGCCCCCATGGGCATGGCCGACATGGCAGTGGCATTGTGGGGTGAGCACCTGCGCCACAACCCCACCAACCCCCACTGGGCCAACCGCGACCGCTTCATCCTGTCCAACGGCCACGGCTCCATGCTGATCTATGCGTTGCTGCACCTGACCGGCTACAAGCTGCCTATCAACGAACTCAAGAACTTCCGCCAGCTGCACAGCAAAACCGCGGGTCACCCCGAGTTCGGTATCACCCCCGGCGTGGAAACCACCACCGGCCCCTTGGGCCAGGGCATCACCAACGCCGTGGGCTTTGCCTTGGCTGAAAAGCTGCTGGCCAAAGAATTCAACCGCGAAGGCCATGCCATCGTGGACCACCACACCCATGTGTTCATGGGTGACGGTTGCCTGATGGAAGGCATCAGCCACGAAGCCGCCGCACTGGCCGGCGCCTGGAAGCTGGGCAAGCTGATCGCCCTGTATGACGACAACGGCATCTCCATCGACGGCCAGGTCGCTCCTTGGTTCATTGACAACACCGCCCAGCGTTTTGTGGCCTACGGCTGGAACGTGATCGGCCCCGTGGATGGTCACGATGCTGCTGCTGTCTCTGCTGCGATTGCACAAGCCAAGGCCGGCACCGACAACCGCCCCACCCTGATCATCAGCAAGACCCACATCGGCAAAGGCAGCCCCAACCGCGCCAACACCTCCAAGGCCCATGGCGAGCCTTTGGGCGCTGAAGAAATCAAGCTCACCCGCGAAGCTATCGGCTGGAGCCACGCCCCCTTCGTGATCCCTAAAGAGGTTTATGCAGACTGGGACGCTAAGGAAAAAGGCAAGGCTGCAGAAGCGGCGTGGAACGACAAGTTCGCCGCGTACAAAGCCGCTTTCCCTGAGCTGGCCAAAGAGTTCGTGCGCCGCATGAAGGGCGACCTGCCCAAGAACTTCGTGCAGACCGCGGTGGACACCGTGATCGCTGCCCACCAGAAGGGCGAAACCGTGGCCAGCCGCAAGGCCAGCCAGTTGGCGCTGGAGTCTTTCACCGCTGCATTGCCCGAAATGCTGGGGGGCTCTGCCGACTTGACCGGCTCCAACCTGACCAACACCAAGAGCACGCCCAACCTGCGTTTTGACGCACTGACCGGCGACGTGGTGACCAACGAAGCTGGCCAGGGCGGCCGCCACATCAACTACGGTGTGCGCGAGTTCGGCATGGCTGCCATCATGAACGGCGTGGCCCTGCACGGTGGTTACATCCCTTACGGCGGCACTTTCCTGACCTTCAGCGACTACAGCCGCAACGCCATCCGCATGGCGGCTTTGATGAAGCTGCGCGTGGTGCACGTGTTCACCCACGACTCCATCGGTCTGGGCGAAGACGGCCCCACCCACCAGTCCATCGAGCACGCTGCTAGCCTGCGCCTGATCCCCAACCTGGATGTCTGGCGTCCCGCTGACACGGCCGAAACCGCCGTGGCATGGACGGTGGCTTTGCAAAACAAGGCCAAGCCTACTGCGCTGCTTTTGAGCCGCCAGAACATCGCTTACGCCGCCAAGTGCGACTCCGTTGCCGCCCCTGATGCCTCCGGCATCGACTCCATCAGCAAGGGCGCCTACGTGTTGTCCGAGCCGTCCGATGTGGGCATCAAGAAGAAGACCCAGGCGGTGATCATCGCCACCGGTTCCGAAGTACAGCTGGCGATTGCTGCGCAAAAGGTGCTGGCCGAGCGCAAGATCGCCGTGCGCGTGGTCTCCATGCCCTCCACCACCACCTTTGACCTGCAAAGCACCGAGTACAAGTCCAGCGTGTTGCCGGCCGGCGTGCCCCGCATTGCGGTGGAAATGGGCTCCACCGGTGGCTGGTGGAAGTACGGCACAGCCGCCGTTGTCGGTCTGGATACGTACGGTGAATCGGCTCCCGCTCCGGTACTGTTCAAGCACTTCGGCTTCACGCCTGAGAACGTGGCAGACACCGTGGAGGCCGCATTGACCCGCAAAGTTTGAGTTGGCTCAAGCGGCGCGTATTTCTTGATGAAAAGCGCCGCTTACCAAGTGGTTACACCCGCTTATAGTTTCTAGTTGATTTTTATTGAGGTATCCCATGGCAATCAAAGTAGGTATCAATGGTTTCGGTCGCATCGGCCGTATGGTGTTCCGCGCAGCGGTGCAAAACTTCAACGACATCGAAATCGTCGGCATCAACGACCTGTTGGAGCCTGACTACCTGGCCTACATGCTGCAGTACGACAGCGTGCACGGCCGCTTCAAGGGCGAAGTGTCTGTCGACAATGGCGTCCTGATCGTCAACGGCAAGAAGATCCGCCTGACCCAGGAGCGCGACCCCGCGAACCTGAAGTGGTCTGAAGTCGGCGCCGATATCGTGGTCGAGTCCACCGGTTTGTTCCTGACCAAGGAAACCGCCCAGAAGCACATCGACGCGGGTGCCAAGAAGGTCATCCTGTCCGCTCCCTCCAAAGACGACACCCCCATGTTTGTGTACGGCGTGAATGACAAGACCTATGCCGGCCAAGCCATCATCTCCAACGCGTCCTGCACCACCAACTGCCTGGCTCCTTTGGCCAAGGTGATCAATGACAAGTTCGGCATCAAGCGCGGCCTGATGACCACCGTGCACGCTGCCACTGCCACCCAGAAGACCGTGGACGGCCCGTCCAACAAAGACTGGCGCGGCGGCCGCGGCATTCTGGAAAACATCATTCCTTCCAGCACTGGCGCAGCCAAGGCCGTGGGCGTAGTGATTCCTGAGCTGAACAAGAAGCTCACCGGCATGGCTTTCCGCGTGCCTACCAGCGATGTGTCCGTGGTCGACTTGACCGTCGAGCTGAACACCTCTGCCACCATTGCCGAAATCAACGCAGAGTTGAAGGCGCAATCCGAAGGCGCCTTGAAGGGCGTGCTGGGTTACACCGAAGACAAAGTGGTTGCTACCGACTTCCGTGGTGACAGCCGCACTTCCATCTACGACGCAGAAGCCTCCATCGCTTTGGACGGCACCTTCGTCAAGCTGGTGAGC
Encoded here:
- a CDS encoding PEP-CTERM sorting domain-containing protein, with the protein product MQSSAFYKHRVHMKKFIIVAAMAATSFLSAHAASITGLVNTGSFASGAQDINYALNGNSFGYVTSNGSFPLNGAWIANTATSKWITPALNQGTSFDPSANGTYSWKLSFDLSGFNAATANFSGRFAADNSAVVKLNGVQVGTAGGFSSFSSFSANSGFYSGLNTLEFVVTNLAQGSGNPTGLRVEFLQSNVTPVPEPETYAMLLAGLGLMGMISRRRMKGKAA
- the tkt gene encoding transketolase, encoding MAPTPNTKDMANAIRALSMDAVQQANSGHPGAPMGMADMAVALWGEHLRHNPTNPHWANRDRFILSNGHGSMLIYALLHLTGYKLPINELKNFRQLHSKTAGHPEFGITPGVETTTGPLGQGITNAVGFALAEKLLAKEFNREGHAIVDHHTHVFMGDGCLMEGISHEAAALAGAWKLGKLIALYDDNGISIDGQVAPWFIDNTAQRFVAYGWNVIGPVDGHDAAAVSAAIAQAKAGTDNRPTLIISKTHIGKGSPNRANTSKAHGEPLGAEEIKLTREAIGWSHAPFVIPKEVYADWDAKEKGKAAEAAWNDKFAAYKAAFPELAKEFVRRMKGDLPKNFVQTAVDTVIAAHQKGETVASRKASQLALESFTAALPEMLGGSADLTGSNLTNTKSTPNLRFDALTGDVVTNEAGQGGRHINYGVREFGMAAIMNGVALHGGYIPYGGTFLTFSDYSRNAIRMAALMKLRVVHVFTHDSIGLGEDGPTHQSIEHAASLRLIPNLDVWRPADTAETAVAWTVALQNKAKPTALLLSRQNIAYAAKCDSVAAPDASGIDSISKGAYVLSEPSDVGIKKKTQAVIIATGSEVQLAIAAQKVLAERKIAVRVVSMPSTTTFDLQSTEYKSSVLPAGVPRIAVEMGSTGGWWKYGTAAVVGLDTYGESAPAPVLFKHFGFTPENVADTVEAALTRKV
- a CDS encoding penicillin-binding protein 1A; this translates as MQTTSWGPWPMRILKTGLVLAVLGALFLAAAVAFFSTQLPDTSSLSNYQPKQPLRVLTADGVEVAGFGTERRVYKPIDQIPKLMKDSLLAVEDSRFYGHGGLDPIGVARAIVANLTGGRTQGASTITQQVARTFFLSRSRTLERKIKEALLAYKIESQLSKDQILELYMNQIYLGARAYGFEAAAQAYFGKTLSALSAAECAMLAGLPQNPYFANPIQNFERARTRQLVALSRMRSEGVIDEAQYQAAKAEKLAVRKRNEVDVHAEYVAEMVRQQVYAQFGELSYTTGLNVTTTLRAADQQVAYKALRHTLVEHSLRQVWRGPEGQENLAADLKDEDPAVAQALADYDDDEDLRIAIVTRASAKAVSVVLGSGEAITIDGTGLRPAQSGLGDSAAAKLKLRRGSVVRVLQQGKAWSLVQWPEAEGAFVSMDPANGEIRALVGGFDFHRNQFNHVTQGWRQPGSSYKPFIYSGAIESGMQPESLVNDAPMENVGDWAPENDDGSTDGPITLRRALARSKNLVSIRLMQLLSPVGAREWTSRFGFDPERQPDNLTQALGTGSTNPLQMAGAYSVLANGGYRVNPVLIQKIARTNGEVVFEAKPQVLDETVRAVPQRNTFMVSSLLQEVTRSGTAAKAQATLKRPDLYGKTGTTNDVVDAWFAGYQPGLVAVVWVGYDTPRSLGSRASGSALALPAWIDYMATALKNVPVQEVQPPAGVVRVGGDWRYEEWANGGFLESIGVDGQVISPALTVKPSLGSTQDALP
- the gap gene encoding type I glyceraldehyde-3-phosphate dehydrogenase; protein product: MAIKVGINGFGRIGRMVFRAAVQNFNDIEIVGINDLLEPDYLAYMLQYDSVHGRFKGEVSVDNGVLIVNGKKIRLTQERDPANLKWSEVGADIVVESTGLFLTKETAQKHIDAGAKKVILSAPSKDDTPMFVYGVNDKTYAGQAIISNASCTTNCLAPLAKVINDKFGIKRGLMTTVHAATATQKTVDGPSNKDWRGGRGILENIIPSSTGAAKAVGVVIPELNKKLTGMAFRVPTSDVSVVDLTVELNTSATIAEINAELKAQSEGALKGVLGYTEDKVVATDFRGDSRTSIYDAEASIALDGTFVKLVSWYDNEWGYSNKVLEMARVVSK
- a CDS encoding NADH:flavin oxidoreductase/NADH oxidase, encoding MSLLFTPTTLPSPDGGLVLPNRIVVAPMCQYQAMNGEATDWHLMHWGNLLNSGAAMFTIEATGVLPEGRITPACLGLWDDRTEAALADKLHRARKLAPHTAVCIQLAHAGRKASSKLPWQGGQLLAREEGGWEPVGPSALPQLPQEPPPAELTLEGMERVKAAFVEAAIRSARLGVEAIELHAAHGYLMHEFLSPIANQRTDAYGGGLENRMRFPLEVFAALRSAFRGVLGVRISASDWVEGAWDVEQSAVFAQQLKALGCDFIHVSSGGVSPQQKIALGANYQVPFAKRIREASGMVTTAVGLITEPQQAEDILQAGDANLIALARAFLYNPRWGWHAAAALGGQVEGNPVYWRCLPREAQSVFGKVAVGSR